The following proteins are encoded in a genomic region of Pyrus communis chromosome 11, drPyrComm1.1, whole genome shotgun sequence:
- the LOC137708140 gene encoding proline-rich receptor-like protein kinase PERK13, which yields MEPPFSSLVFVVLGFAISLCALLVQTQSQNVGDAFSQPPPPPSPPPPLPPPPASLSPPPPKSLSPPPPESLSPPPPESLSPPPPESLTSLPPESLTSPPPESTNTTPPPESLNSPSRPKSPSPPPPRKRHKPRNAGLGHPPPAHRGHNYNTGKKIGQLFVGIAAILQIGVIGFLVFKRRQLLKV from the coding sequence ATGGAACCGCCATTTTCAAGCTTAGTCTTTGTGGTTTTGGGGTTTGCTATTAGCCTTTGTGCTCTTCTTGTCCAGACTCAATCTCAAAATGTTGGGGATGCCTTCTCGCAACCTCCCCCGCCACCATCTCCACCACCTCCATTACCACCTCCCCCGGCATCCCTGTCACCGCCACCTCCCAAATCTCTGTCCCCGCCACCTCCCGAATCTCTGTCCCCGCCACCTCCCGAATCTCTGTCCCCGCCACCTCCAGAATCTCTGACATCGCTACCTCCAGAATCTCTGACCTCGCCTCCACCAGAATCTACAAACACAACGCCTCCCCCAGAATCTCTGAACTCGCCATCCCGGCCAAAATCTCCGAGCCCGCCCCCACCTCGTAAGAGGCATAAGCCTAGAAATGCTGGTCTTGGACATCCTCCGCCAGCCCATCGAGGCCACAATTACAATACGGGGAAGAAGATTGGACAGTTGTTTGTCGGTATCGCTGCCATTCTTCAGATTGGTGTTATTGGGTTCTTGGTTTTCAAGAGAAGGCAGCTTCTAAAAGTCTAG